AAACCCTCATTACTACTTTTCCCCCATAGAACATCTGCATTTACGCTGTCTTAATGTTACTGAGCATGATATGAATTATACATCCAGCGCCCGTAAAGTCCTCGCAGATCTGAAGCATGTGCGCATACACCTTGAAGAAGAAACTAGAGATATTGAATGGCGCATTTATTGGATCACTGCAATTGTTTTGCTACGTGCAACAGGCCACGTCCTCCTAAAAGTTGACGGAGAAAGATCGCCGACAGTAAAGCAAATAGCAAACGAACTGCATACGAACTGGAAAGGAGAAAGCGCCGAAAATAAAATATTTCGTGACTTCATAGAACTAGAACGAAACAATATAATTAAAGAGTATCAGTTCGGCGTCACTGAAGGCCCAGTATCAATTGTAGATATCCCGGGCGATTGCGATACAAGCCTCAGCTTAAATCGTGTAACTTTGATTGGTGAAAACATTTATAAGCCTATGAGTAGCGGTACATATGAGGGTGAAGATGGCAGGGATTTGATCGATGAAGCTATATATTGGTGGACTGTCCAACTTGATTATATCGATATGGAGTCCACCTATAGGTCAAGTAATAGTCCTACTAAGTAATAGTAATTTTATCAATAAACACATACTCGAAACCCTACTCATAACTATACTAATCTGACAGGTACTTGATTATCTAGTGTCAAGGACGTTAGTATTTATACGTTGCAGTATTACTGTGACCGGGTGTCAGATCCCGACCAAACCAAGGCGCGGCCCCATGCGCCATAGCTCAGCTGTAGGCGTTTTTTTATGCCTTCCGCTGCATCTTATGGCGGCCCGCGCGGGGCAGGCTTCGGCCTGGCCGGTCCCTTGGTTCCGGTATTCTGACCCCCGTGCGGTCCGCCACCCTACATCGGGTCAGAACGATGGGTGGTTGGTTCCTTAATCAAACCAAGGAGCTAAGGAGATGACTTATCCCCCTTTCACGCCAGGGCACCGCCCATTACGTCTAATCAATACTTCGTTACATATATCGGAATTTTCAGTCAGCCAATTCAGCCGACTGAAATTCCCACCCACCCGCGATAAAAACCGCCACCCGCAACGGGAGGTTTGCGTATGAACACCAACGACAACAACGCAGATACCTCACAGGGCCTTTTCACCGTCCGCTCAGATATCACCACCGAAAAAGCGCTAGTTCATGCCAGTGAGTTTCTCCATTCAGCCACCGCGCTCGCCTACAAATGCGTCTTCGAGCTGGATGACGCACAGCGTCAGCAAGTGTTCGGTGTCGTTCAACTGGTTGAGAACGCTCGGCTCCTGATCGACATGGTGCTGGAGCGAGAGAGCCCATCTGCGAACTGACAGCAACCCAACCCGGATAGCCGTGTCGCCAAAGAGCGGCTATCCGATTTATGCTTGCTTTAAAACAAGCCGCCCAGCACCTCGGGCTCCCAGTTCATGATCACCAGTTCACCGCTCGGCTCCGTCTTCGCCTGACGCTGGTTAGCTGAGGTGTATCGAACATCCAGCGTCTCAAAGTGAAAGCCATCAAACACCCGCCGGATGTCGGGGTGGTCGTTGATACTGACCATCACCCTCCCCTCACACCGCCGCATGAACTCGGCCATCTGCTCGTATTGATCAAAGGTAAACTCCACACCGTAGCCTGCGACCTTCCAGTACGGTGGGTCCATGTAGTGAAAGGTATGTGGCCGGTCGTAGCGTTGGGCGCAATCGAGCCATGGCAGATTTTCCACATAGGTTCCGGCGAGCCGCTGCCAGGCGGCGGAGAGGTTTTCTTCAATTCGTAGCAGGTTGATCGGTGGCGCTGTTGTTGCCGTGCCGAACGTCTGACCGGAGACTTTGGCAGCGAACGCGTGGTGTTGGAGGTAGAAAAATCGAGCTGCTCGCTGGATGTCTGTGAGTGTTTCCGGGCGGGTTATCTTTTGCCATTCGAATACCTGCCGTGAGCTGAGCGCCCACTTGAATTGGCGGACGAATTCTTCCAGGTGGTTCTGTACGACGCGGTACAGGCACACGAGATCGCCGTTGATGTCGTTGAGGACTTCAACAGATGCGGGTTGGGGGCGGAGGAAGAACAAGGCAGCGCTGCCGGCGAAGACTTCGACGTAGCACTCGTGGGGTGGGAACAGCGGGATGAGGCGGTCGGCCAGACGTCGTTTTCCGCCCATCCAGGGGATGATGGGATTGGTCATGGAAAGCCTTCTCTGCGTGTAGATGCGGATGATAGGCTCGCACTGGGTGTGCCTGCCTCGATCTGCGAGAACGGATGGAGAACAAAGTATTAATTCACCCAGGTCTAAAAACACTAATTTCAGACAAACAGAAAAAAGCAAAAACTTAAACTCGATTTAATTATAAATATCTCTACAGAGAAGCCTTATGGATAAGAAACTAAAAGGACAGGGCTGGACCTCCACAAAGGTCATATCAGGAACGAGAGAGATTCATTGTGAATCCTGGAATGGATTTACATCATTTGTTGATCAACGCCTAGTTGATTACGATTCATATATTTTCCGTGGACACGCACGGGCAGACTGGAAACTAGAACCTACAATTGATCGTATTTTGGCGGACGAAGGAAAGTTCAAACCTGGAAAAGACAGAAGAGTAGAGCATCTTGAAAAATTCAAGCACGCTACACGTGGAAGAAGAGGCGCAAATCCAAAACTTGAAATGTGCGAAAATGATTGGTGGGCGTTGGGCCAGCATCATGGCTTACTCACGCCACTCCTAGACTGGTCTGAATCACCTTTTGTTTCCGCCTATTTTGCATTTCTACCCGAGTTCAATGAGTTTGACGAGTCAGTCGTAATTTACGCATTGAGCCGTACTTCATGCGAAAGAAAAAACGCACTCTTACTGAAAGCCCCTAAGTCTGATGACATAAACAATATGGGCTGCATCCAATTCGTCCGTCCATTTACAGATGAAAATCCTCGTCTAATCAGCCAAAGAGGGCTATTTACTAGGACACCTGACTTTGTAACCGTAGATGAATGGGTACGCGAAAATTATGATGACTCTTCAGCAAATGGAGCCTGCCTGTTAAAGATATACATTCCATCTTTTGACCGACTCACTGCCCTTAAGTCTTTAAATAGAATGAATGTCAACCATCTTTCATTATTTCCGGATCTTGACGGTGCAAGTAAGCATTGCAACACATCGTTGATGATTTCAAGGTACGGCTAGAGCCCAGGTGCAAATTGATATCGAGCAGCATTGTCACGTAGCATGCTCACATATGCCTGACACGCCCCCAACGCAATCAATCCCTCATCCCCCTCCTCGGCGATCCTGACAATTCGTTGAGCAAACGCTCCGTCAAGTTCGGCTCTCTCTCCTCCATAAACCACGCCGCCGGGGCCGGTGGTGGCAGGCACTGCATCACCACCGGCAAAGGGCGGCTGGGCGAGGATGACTGACAGCCGCAAATCAGCGGTAGCCAGGCGATCCATAAGGCGTGCTTGGCGTTGTTTTGCATCGGTCAAAGCCCTCTGGTGGATTTGGTCTTTGGTTTGCAGTCGCAGTTCCAGGGCGTAGCGTCTGTCGACCTCGCTGCGCTGTTGCGACGATGAGGCGAAGGCCAGTTCTTTGAGCGTTTCAGCGTGGAGCCGTGCTTGATCTGCCAGTTGCCGTTCATACCGCCAAGTCTGGATCTGCCAACCAACAGCAGCACCGACGATAAACAAAACGACAAGAACAACTCCCCGCACATTCAGCACAAAACCGCCCTCGCCCAGATCCACAACTCGATACGCGCCTCCAGGCCATTCGTGCCTCCATTGATCCGCCGGGTAATCCCGGTGAAATCATCCTGATCCGCCAGCGCATTCAACCCATTCGCCCACCAATACCAAGCCGCCGACTCCGCCGCCCATTGCGGCTGTTCCAGCAACTCTGGCTGCTTGAGCAAACGCAGATCCTCAAACAACGCCAAGCTGCATTTGAGGTAATTCCGTCGGCCCGTTATCTGAATCAACCCCCGCCCCCGATACCGCTGCCCATCCCCATCCGCCTCCGGCGTATTACCCAGCAGCCTCGCCAACGCCCCGGTGTCATACCGACTCAGATACTCATCACTCCCCCGCTCCCGCACATACCGCAACTGCCCAGACTCATGCCCAATCTGCGCCAGGAACGCCGCCTGTCGTTGTCGCGTATTGATCTCCCGCCGCCCCATAGCGTCATTCAGCACCGACACAAAAACGCCCGCTTGTTCGCGGGCGTTGGGGAAGATTTGCTGCAGCTGTTGCTCGGTGATGTTCATGTCGATAGCCCTCAGTAGTGCGTCACGTCCGCCACGAGCAGGGTTGGGGGTGTCAGCCGGAGAGGTGTGACCTCGGTGTAGGTGAAGAAGCGGAACAGGTTCTGGCCCCAGAGGTTGATGTCCATCAGCGCGCCGCGTCGTACGTAGCCGGGGCCGATGCTGGCGGAGTCGTAGGTGGTGCCGTCGATGTTGTCGTTGAACTCGTTGTAGAAATGTACGCGGGAGTAGGTCAGCGCGGCGGCGTATGCTCGGCCGTTGCCCACGGGCAGCGGGTATTCAGGCGAGAGCATGGTGTTGGCATGGATCGGTCGGAGGATTTTGTGTGATGAGTCGAACAGCAATCGCTGGTCGCTGCCGAACACTTGCAACCCCGCCGTGGACGCAACGACTGGAGCGGCGGCGAACAGGTAGAGCGTCACCGTGACGCCCGCGTGGCTGGTGAGCTGCACGTAGGAGCCGTCGTATCGTGGGTCAAAGAAGACGTTGACGTAGGCGCCACTGGTGTCTCCCATCAGCATCACTGCGTCCAGCGGTACCGTGAGGTTAATGGCGAAGTAGAGCTGCTGACCGCTGGTGTAGCGCGGGGTCAGGGTAACGGCGAATTTGTTGATCAGACTGAGGCAAATTTCTTCGCCGGTGATCTGGGCGGTGCCGTAGTCGTTAAAGGCTTGCAGACCGGCAGGCATCAGTAGAAACCATAAAAAATCCTCACAGCCACGTTGGTTTGGTAAGGGTTGAATGGCGGCGGGTAGACCCAGCTGAGTACCCCGCCCGCTATCGAGACATTCGGGAAGATGTAGACGGTGTAGAGCGGGAAGCTCAGTTGCTTGACGAAGAACAGTGGCTCGCCGATCAGCGAGACGGCTATCGCGCCATTGACCGCGCCGGTATTGACGCTGCCGATCAGGGTTCCGACGCGGGTGGAGGTGTCCAGAATCAATGCGCCGTTGGCGTCCCAGACTTGTAATCCGGCAGGCATGGTTCAGCCCCAGATCCCCAGGCGTACCCGCAAGGTGCCGTTGATGTCGTACACCTGCACCACGCGGTTGTTGATGCTCAGGCGCCCGCCTCCGGCTACCGGGCCGTTGAATTCGATCACGCCGGTCTTGTCGAGTCGCCAGCCCTGCGTGCCTGCGATGTAGTCGTTGGATTGCAGGTAGTCGCCAATTTTCAGGTTGCTGATGGAGCCGTCTTGAATCAGCGCCTGGTTGATAAACATCTGCCCGTTCTGCACCACAAACGGCGTGAACACCTGCCCACCAGCGAGGGTGGTCACCATGGCGAAGCGGTCGGCGCTGACCAGAAACTGGCTCTGCAAACCGGCGCCTGTGTTCTCGATGCCTAAGCCAAACCCGGCAGCCACATACTGCCCGTCCTGATTCAGCTCCATCTTCACCACCCACATGGCCTGGAGCTTGTCATCGGTACTGGCCAGGGCTTGGCTGACCTGCTGCACCGAAGCCACCGCATCATCCACCGAGGCAACGACGGTATTCAGTTGATGGGCTTGAGCAATGAGCTGCTCGCCCTGCTGTTCGATGCTGCTGGAGTTCGCCTCGACCTGATAGGCCAGCGCATCTGCAGTCTCGGCGACAGTGCCGATATCCAGCCAATAATCGGGATCGGGTGGGGCCACGCCTTGCACCGGTTCTCTGGCTTGGAACAGGCGGCTGCCCAGGCGAACAATCTCCCCCGCCGAATAGGCCTTGGTTTCGTCATACGCCAAGGCATCGCTCACCTCGCTAAAAAGCTCTTTCAGTTCTTCTCGGGTCTTCTCCAGCCGGTCGTTCACAGAGCCAGGCCCATCGCCAGTGATCAGCCCAATCTCACCCAGCAACTCCTGACCCAGCTGACTGGCGCCAATCTGCCCCGCGATCAAATCCAGAATCGGCCCGGCCTCAGCGCTGGCTTGCCCGGCCAGACCATTACCGACGGGATACCAAGGTCCGACATTCCCCGTGCGATCCACCAGCCGCGCCCAGAAGTAGAATTGCGCCCCCGCCGCCAGCCCCTGCAAGTCATGCGCGGCCTGCGGATAAGCGAAGTCACCGAGTTTCTGTGCATGTTCAAACGCAGGCACCTGCGAGGACCAAACCTCTGTGCGCTGTGTATCCTCAGCCCCGGCAGGGAAGCCCCACTGCAAGCCAATCCCAAACAACTTGTCTTGGGTACGCAAAAACGCCACCGAAGGCGGCGGCGTGATCTTGCCCTCAATGGTGGTCAACACCGAGCTGGCCGGTATCGAGGCCACATCCAGCACATTCACCGCCCGCACCCGCGCCAGGTACTGGCCGGAGTACACGCCCACTACATCCACCAACAGTTCTCCGGTGCGCGGAA
The genomic region above belongs to Pseudomonas poae and contains:
- a CDS encoding lysis system i-spanin subunit Rz, with protein sequence MGEGGFVLNVRGVVLVVLFIVGAAVGWQIQTWRYERQLADQARLHAETLKELAFASSSQQRSEVDRRYALELRLQTKDQIHQRALTDAKQRQARLMDRLATADLRLSVILAQPPFAGGDAVPATTGPGGVVYGGERAELDGAFAQRIVRIAEEGDEGLIALGACQAYVSMLRDNAARYQFAPGL
- a CDS encoding DNA adenine methylase, coding for MTNPIIPWMGGKRRLADRLIPLFPPHECYVEVFAGSAALFFLRPQPASVEVLNDINGDLVCLYRVVQNHLEEFVRQFKWALSSRQVFEWQKITRPETLTDIQRAARFFYLQHHAFAAKVSGQTFGTATTAPPINLLRIEENLSAAWQRLAGTYVENLPWLDCAQRYDRPHTFHYMDPPYWKVAGYGVEFTFDQYEQMAEFMRRCEGRVMVSINDHPDIRRVFDGFHFETLDVRYTSANQRQAKTEPSGELVIMNWEPEVLGGLF
- a CDS encoding FRG domain-containing protein, giving the protein MDKKLKGQGWTSTKVISGTREIHCESWNGFTSFVDQRLVDYDSYIFRGHARADWKLEPTIDRILADEGKFKPGKDRRVEHLEKFKHATRGRRGANPKLEMCENDWWALGQHHGLLTPLLDWSESPFVSAYFAFLPEFNEFDESVVIYALSRTSCERKNALLLKAPKSDDINNMGCIQFVRPFTDENPRLISQRGLFTRTPDFVTVDEWVRENYDDSSANGACLLKIYIPSFDRLTALKSLNRMNVNHLSLFPDLDGASKHCNTSLMISRYG
- a CDS encoding DUF3077 domain-containing protein, encoding MNTNDNNADTSQGLFTVRSDITTEKALVHASEFLHSATALAYKCVFELDDAQRQQVFGVVQLVENARLLIDMVLERESPSAN
- a CDS encoding glycoside hydrolase family 19 protein, which produces MNITEQQLQQIFPNAREQAGVFVSVLNDAMGRREINTRQRQAAFLAQIGHESGQLRYVRERGSDEYLSRYDTGALARLLGNTPEADGDGQRYRGRGLIQITGRRNYLKCSLALFEDLRLLKQPELLEQPQWAAESAAWYWWANGLNALADQDDFTGITRRINGGTNGLEARIELWIWARAVLC